A single genomic interval of Solimonas sp. K1W22B-7 harbors:
- the flgC gene encoding flagellar basal body rod protein FlgC: MSDYLGIFDISAAGMRTERLRLEVSALNLANAYSVKAPDGSLYRPQRVVTTAAGGGVRTDFAVHMAEGDLAAGMPSAEVIDADVAPRRMQQPDHPYADKDGFIEMPTIDPAIEMSEIMTAVRAYEANVKVVSAAKAMMTRALEIGER, from the coding sequence ATGAGCGACTATCTCGGAATTTTCGACATCAGCGCCGCCGGCATGCGCACGGAGCGCCTGCGCCTGGAGGTCTCGGCGCTGAACCTGGCCAATGCCTACTCGGTCAAGGCGCCGGACGGCAGTCTCTACCGCCCGCAGCGTGTCGTCACCACCGCTGCCGGCGGTGGCGTACGGACCGATTTCGCCGTTCACATGGCCGAAGGGGACCTGGCTGCCGGCATGCCCTCGGCCGAAGTGATCGACGCCGACGTGGCCCCGCGCCGCATGCAGCAGCCCGACCATCCCTATGCCGACAAGGACGGATTCATCGAGATGCCGACGATCGATCCGGCGATCGAGATGAGCGAGATCATGACCGCCGTGCGAGCCTACGAGGCCAACGTCAAGGTCGTCAGCGCTGCCAAGGCGATGATGACCCGCGCACTCGAGATCGGAGAGCGCTGA
- the fliE gene encoding flagellar hook-basal body complex protein FliE: protein MAIESIAAVGAASAAASSALPAAAISPLREPSTLFSAISDQIAITDQRIQSADQSVRSLAAGEIEDLHGVMLDLEKAKLSLSLVVQVRNRLLESYQEVMRMQL from the coding sequence ATGGCCATCGAATCGATCGCCGCCGTCGGCGCGGCAAGTGCTGCTGCCAGTTCCGCGCTGCCGGCCGCGGCCATCTCGCCGCTGCGCGAGCCCTCGACGCTGTTCTCCGCGATCAGCGACCAGATTGCCATCACGGACCAGCGCATCCAGTCGGCCGACCAGTCGGTGAGGTCGCTGGCGGCTGGCGAGATCGAGGATCTGCATGGCGTGATGCTGGACCTGGAGAAGGCGAAGCTGTCGCTGAGCCTGGTCGTTCAAGTCCGCAATCGCCTCCTGGAGTCGTACCAGGAAGTCATGCGGATGCAGCTGTAA
- the fliF gene encoding flagellar basal-body MS-ring/collar protein FliF, with the protein MSFAKWWAARPGRDQLVIGGAVFLILAVFVAAVVWSLAPRYRVLLSNLSAVDAANIANQLALERIRYKLDEKHGRLEVAEDDLDVARMYVMERGLPQSRPVGFELFDESDFGMTDFNQRINYQRALEGELTRTIMALDEVDHARLHLVIPEVSLFKRQDEVPKASLTLSLKPGAALSARSVQGIQNLIASAVPGLAPERVAIHDHLGGPLSTDAADPLSGGIVAARLEAKRSYEAYLSRKAQEVLDRRFGAGSAAVMVDVEVDHDRKQLTRSEVIPVREGVTGAVTGLRSLRGAASSSELIDEDEEQPRLAPPNATTEVKYEVGRQEERIDVTAGAIRRMTVGVLVPVGTAAEERQRIADTIANAIGLDAARRGDSITVQELGSAAVSLRMANSLAPEQVSARSVIDWRNTALLVAVILAALALVLALHSWYRSGGGQLSQAERERLLGDVRSLLERTDAPPGRPLP; encoded by the coding sequence ATGTCGTTTGCAAAGTGGTGGGCCGCCCGGCCCGGACGCGACCAGCTGGTGATCGGCGGCGCAGTGTTCCTGATCCTCGCGGTCTTCGTAGCCGCCGTGGTCTGGTCGCTGGCGCCCCGGTACCGGGTGCTGCTGTCCAACCTCAGCGCGGTGGACGCCGCCAACATCGCCAATCAGCTGGCCCTGGAGCGGATTCGCTACAAGCTCGACGAGAAGCATGGTCGCCTGGAGGTGGCCGAGGACGATCTCGATGTGGCGCGGATGTACGTGATGGAGCGCGGCCTGCCGCAGAGCCGGCCGGTAGGCTTCGAACTGTTCGACGAGTCGGACTTCGGCATGACCGACTTCAACCAGCGGATCAACTACCAGCGCGCACTGGAAGGGGAGTTGACGCGCACGATCATGGCCCTGGACGAGGTCGATCACGCACGGCTGCATCTCGTGATTCCGGAGGTCAGCCTGTTCAAGCGCCAGGACGAAGTACCCAAGGCGTCCCTCACCCTGTCGCTGAAGCCCGGTGCGGCACTCAGCGCACGCAGCGTACAGGGCATCCAGAACCTGATCGCGTCCGCCGTTCCGGGCCTGGCGCCGGAGCGCGTGGCGATCCACGACCACCTCGGCGGTCCGCTGTCGACCGATGCCGCCGATCCCCTGTCCGGCGGGATCGTCGCCGCCCGTCTCGAGGCCAAGCGGAGCTACGAAGCCTATCTCTCGCGCAAGGCTCAGGAGGTGCTGGATCGCCGGTTCGGCGCCGGTTCGGCGGCTGTGATGGTCGACGTGGAGGTTGACCATGACCGCAAGCAGCTGACGCGCTCGGAGGTGATCCCGGTGCGTGAAGGGGTGACCGGTGCGGTTACCGGCCTGCGTTCGCTGCGCGGCGCAGCTTCGTCTTCGGAATTGATCGACGAGGACGAGGAGCAGCCGCGCCTGGCACCACCCAATGCCACCACCGAGGTGAAGTACGAGGTTGGCAGGCAGGAGGAGCGCATCGACGTCACCGCCGGGGCCATCCGGCGCATGACGGTCGGCGTGCTGGTGCCGGTGGGCACTGCGGCGGAGGAACGCCAGCGGATCGCGGATACGATCGCCAACGCCATCGGTCTGGATGCGGCCCGTCGCGGCGATTCGATCACCGTGCAGGAACTCGGAAGCGCGGCGGTCTCCCTGAGGATGGCCAACAGCCTCGCACCGGAGCAGGTATCGGCGCGCAGTGTCATCGACTGGCGGAATACAGCGCTGCTGGTGGCGGTCATCCTGGCTGCGCTGGCGTTGGTGCTGGCTCTCCATTCCTGGTACCGCAGCGGCGGCGGGCAGCTGTCCCAAGCCGAGCGCGAGCGATTGCTGGGCGATGTACGCAGCCTGCTCGAGCGGACGGATGCCCCTCCGGGGAGGCCCTTGCCGTGA
- a CDS encoding FliH/SctL family protein, whose protein sequence is MTSVIKTARISETPLSLERSTRQGQERRPPQREQPMAVPAPRVEARVAAEALAPAVQLSAPLAAMPDSAALEAERLELTRRREKAEREGYEHGLRKAAVETERIRKEELQRLRALVEALDAERNRFGGKLEDAAVEIVFESLVRLLGRAFASSMGVASAVREVIDQHSAGQKTLAVRMAPSDLELLGETGLATIRSGLRAELQFEADERIQPGGCLIDMASGSLDARLDLQLERLKQALLDARRSGE, encoded by the coding sequence GTGACGTCCGTCATCAAGACCGCACGCATCTCGGAGACGCCCCTTTCCCTGGAGCGTTCGACACGGCAGGGCCAGGAGCGTCGCCCGCCGCAGCGTGAGCAGCCGATGGCTGTGCCCGCGCCGCGCGTTGAAGCGCGCGTCGCCGCCGAGGCGTTGGCCCCGGCCGTCCAGCTTTCCGCACCGCTGGCAGCAATGCCGGACTCGGCCGCGCTTGAAGCGGAGCGCCTGGAGCTGACGAGGCGCCGGGAGAAGGCCGAACGCGAAGGCTATGAGCATGGCTTGCGCAAGGCGGCGGTCGAGACTGAGCGCATCCGCAAGGAAGAGCTGCAGCGCCTGCGCGCGCTGGTCGAGGCGCTGGACGCCGAGCGCAATCGCTTCGGCGGCAAGCTCGAGGATGCTGCGGTGGAGATCGTGTTCGAGTCGCTGGTGCGCCTGCTCGGGCGTGCGTTTGCCAGTTCCATGGGCGTTGCGTCCGCGGTGCGCGAGGTGATCGACCAGCACAGCGCCGGGCAGAAGACCCTGGCGGTGCGCATGGCGCCCTCGGACCTGGAACTGCTGGGGGAGACAGGCCTGGCTACCATCCGCAGCGGCCTGCGCGCCGAACTGCAGTTCGAGGCAGACGAAAGAATCCAGCCGGGCGGCTGCCTGATCGACATGGCATCCGGCAGTCTCGATGCGCGCCTGGACCTGCAACTGGAACGTCTGAAACAGGCCCTGCTGGACGCGCGGCGGTCGGGCGAGTAG
- a CDS encoding FliI/YscN family ATPase, with protein MPFVRYASVVRNVDLVARTGRVVACQGNTIESVGPSAFLGELCEIYAAPGFQPIHAEVIGFRQSSVLLMPYGDTRGIRPGCEVLASGRSPSMPVGEQMLGRVIDGFGVPIDDKGPIDRNEAVSLLAKAPNPVQRSRIREVFETGVKMIDGCLTVGRGQRIGVFSGSGVGKSTLMGMIARHSDADVNVIALIGERGREVRDFIEEHLGAALRKSVVIVATSDQPALARTRAAFGAVVLAEYFRDRGRSVALMMDSLTRLSMAQREIGLAAGEPPTVRGYTPSAFSVLPALLERIGCGTEGKGAITGFLTVLVEGDDLSEPVADHARAILDGHIVLSRALAHQGRYPAIDLAQSISRVSRQVSRPEEVRLAETSMQIWEAYENSKDMVDYGAYKPGINPELDRAIRLMPELKRFFAQRIDESVARADALRQLGAIVGEARK; from the coding sequence ATGCCTTTCGTCCGGTACGCCTCGGTGGTGCGCAACGTCGACCTGGTCGCCAGGACCGGCCGCGTGGTCGCCTGCCAGGGCAATACCATCGAGTCCGTGGGCCCCAGCGCTTTCCTCGGAGAACTATGCGAAATCTACGCGGCGCCGGGTTTTCAGCCGATCCATGCCGAAGTGATCGGTTTTCGCCAGTCCTCCGTGCTGCTAATGCCCTATGGCGATACCCGCGGCATCCGCCCGGGTTGCGAAGTGCTGGCCTCGGGCCGTAGTCCGTCGATGCCGGTGGGCGAGCAGATGCTGGGACGCGTGATCGACGGCTTCGGCGTGCCGATTGACGACAAGGGCCCCATTGATCGCAACGAGGCGGTCAGCCTGCTGGCGAAGGCCCCCAATCCGGTGCAGCGCAGCCGCATCCGCGAGGTCTTCGAAACGGGCGTCAAGATGATCGACGGCTGTCTCACCGTCGGCCGCGGCCAGCGCATCGGCGTTTTTTCCGGCAGCGGTGTTGGCAAGAGCACGCTGATGGGCATGATTGCGCGACACAGCGACGCGGACGTGAATGTCATCGCCCTGATTGGCGAGCGTGGTCGCGAGGTACGCGATTTCATCGAGGAGCACCTCGGCGCGGCACTTCGCAAGTCGGTGGTGATCGTCGCCACTTCCGACCAGCCGGCGCTGGCGCGCACCCGCGCCGCGTTTGGTGCCGTGGTGCTTGCCGAGTACTTCCGCGACCGCGGTCGCAGCGTGGCACTGATGATGGATTCGCTGACGCGCCTGTCCATGGCGCAGCGCGAAATTGGCCTGGCCGCCGGTGAACCGCCGACCGTGCGTGGCTACACTCCGTCCGCATTTTCGGTGCTGCCGGCACTGCTGGAGCGCATCGGTTGCGGCACCGAGGGCAAGGGCGCGATCACCGGCTTTCTTACCGTGCTGGTGGAGGGCGACGATCTGTCCGAGCCCGTGGCCGACCATGCCCGGGCGATCCTGGACGGGCACATCGTCCTGTCGCGGGCATTGGCGCACCAGGGCCGCTACCCGGCGATCGATCTGGCGCAGAGCATCAGCCGAGTGTCGCGCCAGGTGTCTCGCCCGGAAGAGGTGCGCCTGGCGGAGACCAGCATGCAGATCTGGGAGGCCTACGAGAACTCCAAGGACATGGTGGACTATGGTGCCTACAAGCCCGGCATCAACCCGGAACTGGATCGCGCGATCCGCCTGATGCCTGAGTTGAAGCGCTTCTTTGCCCAGCGCATCGACGAGTCGGTCGCCCGCGCCGATGCCCTGCGGCAGCTTGGTGCCATCGTCGGGGAGGCACGCAAGTGA
- a CDS encoding flagellar hook assembly protein FlgD produces the protein MAVDAIGGAVGTGLGELTRSGVSQEDFIRLFLTQLNFQDPLEPVDNREFLAQLAQFSSVEQLRTLGENIDALLGVQASGQALGLLGRTVEVSTASGSVIGQVTTLDYRSGRPLMSVRQTDGNVLPSVSPSQIVIVR, from the coding sequence ATGGCGGTCGACGCGATTGGCGGTGCGGTGGGTACGGGGCTGGGTGAGCTGACGCGCTCCGGCGTTTCGCAGGAGGATTTCATCCGCCTGTTCCTGACGCAGCTCAACTTCCAGGATCCGCTGGAGCCGGTGGATAACCGCGAGTTCCTGGCGCAGCTGGCACAGTTCTCCTCGGTGGAGCAACTGCGCACGCTGGGCGAGAACATCGATGCGCTGCTCGGTGTCCAGGCCTCGGGTCAGGCCCTGGGTCTGCTGGGCCGGACGGTAGAGGTCTCGACGGCGTCCGGCTCGGTGATAGGACAGGTGACGACCCTGGATTACCGCTCCGGCCGTCCTTTGATGAGCGTGAGGCAGACCGATGGCAACGTACTGCCGTCCGTCAGTCCTTCCCAGATTGTGATTGTCCGCTGA